In the Pocillopora verrucosa isolate sample1 chromosome 4, ASM3666991v2, whole genome shotgun sequence genome, AGATCCACTTCACAAAGCAACCTTGGCCAGAAGTCTTTGCTCCCAGAACTTCTAAAGGTGAGTTGATGCTGATTGATTCCTAAATCAAGAAAGGCTTTCTTCAGCTGATCTTCATTATCCTTTGGCTGTCTGACAAATATAAGATGGTAGGATGAATCTTGTAACAGATTGATAGCTTTAGTGGCAATATCACATCCTTTGACCAAGAAATACTTGGATGAGGCACTGAGCAGCACACGGAAAATTTCACCTGAGCCTTTAGTTTCCCGGCGCACACCAAGGCGGAATTCTTCAATAATTCCAGGAGTCAAACCAATCACACTCTGGTCTTTACCACTGTACTTCAGAGCAGCTCTGTAAGCTTCTGTAACTTTTGGGCCAATTGCAATGATAAGGTCAGATTTCTCGCACAATCTTGTCTGGAGGTCGTGTTCAGTTAATTGATCATTTGCAGCTGGGTCTGCAGATTTCTTAACAGAAAATTTCTCTAGATCTTCACTGACAGTATGGACAACATTAACCCACTGGcactttttcttgtcttttatgATCTGTGCTTGTCGCCCCAGGTCACGCCCATAGGAGTGTATGATGAGAATATCAATGTCAAGATCGTCAGGTGGATAAGCTAGAAGCTCAACTGCTGGAAAACCTGTGATTTCTTTGGCATCAACCAGCTCAATGTTTAAATCCCTGGCATGGTCTTTCTGCTTTGGGGTGTGCTTAGGTACAAACCCAGTGACTCTTACTTGAGGATTCTGAGCAAGTTCAAGAAGAAATTGTTCATTGACAGACTTGTCCCAACCCTCTGCATCTGTTGCAAGGGTAACGTTCAATTTAGTTGGATCTTGTACCAGCGATCCTGGAAATGCAATTGAAAAGGCGAGTGAGTAAATTACACATGGCTCTGTCATACTTGTGACGGCAGTTATAGTTTTAGTAAAGCGTATAAGATGTAAATAGAACGATTTTATTCAACTTTATGGACCGCACGTTGATAATTGCCACACTCCTTAATCAGGTTTCACTATTTTCGGAGATCCTTGGGTATCAATCCTACACAACAAAACGACTTTTCTCAAAGAAGAATTCAAAACAAACCTGAAATCAGTGTTAGTGTAAGTGAGTAGACTCTCAAATAAGTCTAATTCGGTTCGCTTTACTTCCGCAATAGCGGTGAAACGAAGATTCAATCGAATAATCGATCGGAGCTTATCAAAGAACATGATTAACACTGCTGATTAGGCAGTACTGCAAATTTCCATTTTGTTACTTTCGCCACAGGAAAGCTATCCAAACAGATGGGTGTCAAAATTCTTAAGATTTCACACACACACTCTCAGATACGCTGAGGTAGGCATTTTCCATGTGAATTCACTCGAGAAGCCGCGCTGAAGCAAGAATCTGCACAAATTTCTCCCAATAATCACCAAAAACTCACCAGTTAAGCTGGGTTTTGATATATTTTCCTTAAATTGACCTTTTGTGTCTTCTTTCCTTACACTTTTGCTTTCAGATCCATCTTCTGGGAAACGGGTCGCCATTTTCAATTCTGAGGTAAAAGCTCTCTTTGAGGTGGGTGGGGTGGGAGGGGAAGCGGCCTACTCGCTATGGTATTCGCACAATCTGCGCTAGGCTCATGATTGGAGATACATTATTTGAGCACATTTTAAGGAACAGACAAacaatcaaaaattattttcatgttatGACAAAGCATCATCCTTTTTCTCGTCAAAAAGTGATTGTGACACTCTTTCTCCTTGCCGTtgtcctagcggatttggaccccctagatttggaccccccagTCCAAATCCACTAGCAGATATTGACCCCCCCGgtccgctagcggatttggaccccccaacaGATCTGACTGAAAACATCGTCCTTAACGTTCTCGTAGAAATCGACAATGCTTTACGTTTCAGTGCGTAATAAagtatgttttaattcaaaatatgcgTATCGCCAATGCATATGAACTGGCAGCTGGAAATgacccgtcggatgtttcttttgaccaagggaaaatgtgCAAGCATTTAGTTCAATGTTCGGATAAAGGTTGTTTTCTGtgatagtcg is a window encoding:
- the LOC131791839 gene encoding uncharacterized protein, with amino-acid sequence MATRFPEDGSESKSVRKEDTKGQFKENISKPSLTGSLVQDPTKLNVTLATDAEGWDKSVNEQFLLELAQNPQVRVTGFVPKHTPKQKDHARDLNIELVDAKEITGFPAVELLAYPPDDLDIDILIIHSYGRDLGRQAQIIKDKKKCQWVNVVHTVSEDLEKFSVKKSADPAANDQLTEHDLQTRLCEKSDLIIAIGPKVTEAYRAALKYSGKDQSVIGLTPGIIEEFRLGVRRETKGSGEIFRVLLSASSKYFLVKGCDIATKAINLLQDSSYHLIFVRQPKDNEDQLKKAFLDLGINQHQLTFRSSGSKDFWPRLLCEVDLVIKPSRTEGFGISGLRAISADVPVLVSGNCGLGMVLKSLPSGAQHVIDSEEPQAWADAIKKVRAKAVQVRKAESEQLRNDYMQRFNWKMQCNEIVKKMFSMNPHKSEYRKKAVEWQFDVADTTRDLQSLQVNRDDVDGGLSYQYETEKMSIQETSQFPRTYKRGDISRRNMGVSNLPLKEYRKVCLMLNTKRDLKFDDFRMLAEKVGFSRDEIRMIEQGENPTDMVLQTWSSKREATVGNLIDLLTGEDLERMDVAKVLEDWVNDTCH